A window of Adhaeribacter arboris genomic DNA:
TCTACCTTGATCTGATTCAAAAGTCACGGAAGTAAATTCGCGCCATTATAAAAATTGAGGAAAGTAATCAGGAATAAATCTCCAGAAGATAGAAGAGTGGAATGAATTAAAACGTTGGGAGGCTTGTTATATTATCATTAAGCAAAGGAGGTTAGTGTAAAATGTAAATAAAAAGCCTACCTTTGCCTCGGAATTTTGGAATCAGCGTACGGATTTATCTTCATTTAAATTTTTTGTCGCTCGATTTGTTGCATTAAAACCCGTCTCATTTTTGCCTTCATAAATGATAAATACCGGTTCCAATGCAAGCCTGCTGATGCCAGATTGCGTAAAACCATTTTTTATAAAAAATTTAATTCATGAACAATTTAAGATTTGACGAGCTTCCGCTCTCGCCGGAAATGCAACGCGCTATTGCCGACATGGGCTTTGAAGAAGCATCCCCCATCCAAACCGAAGCGATTCCGGTTTTAATGCGCGGCCAGGACGTGATCGGCCAGGCGCAAACCGGAACCGGAAAAACCGCGGCTTTTGCCATTCCTACCATCGAGAGCATCGATGAGCATGATAAAAGCGTGCAGGCCTTGATTTTGTGCCCAACTCGGGAACTGGCGATCCAGGTTTCCGAAGAAGTTAATAAACTAATTAAATATAAGCGTAATATTAGCACGGTGCCCATTTATGGCGGCCAGGCTTACGACCGCCAATTGCGGGCTTTAAAGCAAGGAGTACAAATTGTTATTGGTACCCCCGGCCGGGTAATGGACCACATTGAACGCGGTACCTTGCAACTAGATAAAGTTAAAAAAATTATTCTGGACGAAGCCGACGAAATGCTGGACATGGGTTTCCGGGAAGATATTGAATTTGTGTTAACCAAAATCCCCGCCGACCGCCAGACTATTTTCTTTTCGGCCACGATGAGTAAGCCCATTATGGAGCTTACCAAAAAATACCAGACCAATCCGCAGATCGTAAAAGTGGTACACCAGACATTAACGGTAACCAACATTGAGCAGGTTTACTACGAAGTGCGCAACAACATGAAAATGGATGTGCTTTCCCGGGTTCTGGACATGTATAATTTAAAATCAGTGCTGGTTTTCTGTAATACCAAGCGCATGGTGGATGAGTTAGTAGGTAATTTACAAGCCCGCGGTTATTTTGCCGATGGCTTACACGGCGACATGAACCAGACGCAAAGGAGCAACGTAATGGCGAAATTTAAAGCCAGCACGCTGGAAATATTAGTGGCTACCGACGTGGCGGCCCGTGGTATCGACGTGGAAGACTTGGAAGCGGTATTTAATTACGACTTACCGCAAGACGAAGAAGCCTACGTGCACCGCATTGGCCGGACGGGCCGCGCCGGTAAATCGGGTAAAGCTTTCTCGTTTGTCTCGGGCCGGGATATTTATAAGTTAAAAGATATCATGCGTTTTACCAACGCGAAGATTAAGTTGGCCAGCGTACCGAGCTACGAAGATGTAGCCGAGGTAAAAACCAACTTGTTCTTAAGCCAGGTAAAAGAAGTTATTCAGAAAGGTAATTTAACCAAGCACATTGCCCGGGTAGAGCGCTTATTAGCCGAAGATTTTACTTCTTTGGAAATTGCGGCGGCACTCATGAAAATGAGTATGCGCGAAGAAAAAGCCAAAGAAGTTTCCAAAGAACTCGATGGTCCGCGGGAGGGCATGAGCCGTTTGTTTGTTACCATTGGAAAGAAAGACCGCGTAAACCCGAAAGATATTGTCGAAATTATTTCGGATAACACCAGCTTGCCGGCCAGTAAAGTAGGCGATATTAGCTTGTACGATAAGTTTTCCTTTGTGGAAGTACCGAAAGAGTATACTTCCGAAATAGTAGATAAGCTAGGCCGCACCACTCTATTGGGCAAACCCGTTTCTTTTGAGAAGGCGCAAAAGAAAACCGCGGGTTCCGGTGAAGAACGGAGCGAAAGAGGTAACGACCGCGAAAAAGGACGGAGCGAACGTAGTAGCTATTCTGACCGCGGGAGTAGCCGCGGTGGTTTTACCGATCGGTCGGAGCGAGGTGGTTTTGGCTCCCGTTTTAGTAGTTCCGATAAAAAGAAAAAACGTAGCTATTAATATCAGAAACTAAATTTTTGTTGCTCCTTATCAAGCAAGGAGATTTAAATAAATACCTGATCTTTAGCTATTAAATTAAAGGCTCATCTTGTTTAAGGATGAGCCTTTTTGATTTCAGGAAAGTTTTTAAGTAAATAATATTGGTAAAGAAAATGGACAAAGATTAATGAGAAACTGCCTTCAAGCCTACTATGGAACCAATTAAAGTAGTTATAAAAATTATTCTCCAGAATTCGGCGGGCTCTTTAAAGAATAAAATGCCAATTATGGCCGTTCCAACCGCACCAATTCCCGTCCAGACAGCGTAAGCCGTTCCCATGGGTAAGGTGAGGGTGGCCCGGTACAAAAAGTACATGCTTAAAGTCATGGAAACAAAGAAACCACTTATCCAGGCGTAATAGTAAATACCGGAAGCTTCTTTTGCTTTGGTTAAACAGGTAGTAAATCCAATTTCCAACAAACCTGCTACAATTAAAAGGAACCAAGCCATTTGGTAAGAAGTATTCTATTTTAAAAATTTTTCATTAACTGGTGTAAACACCTGCCCGCACGTTTGCCGATTTGTTTACTTTGTTAATAATAATGGGCATTACGACATCAAAAAACCAAAGTTAGAAATTTGTACCGTTTGGAGCTAATTGTTCTAACTTCGAATTCTTTAACTTCTAAAGTAATCTAGGTTTTAGTATATTATTTTTCTCCATTCAATTACAATAAAAATGAAACGCGACTCTTAAATAAGTGGTTGATTAACAAAATAAAAGCAGGTTTCAACCAGAATAAATAAGGTTAAAACCTGCTAAATGGATTCAAAAACCAGGATGGGTTAGATTTTTCCTGTTTTTAAATCGTTGATTTGGTAATACGCTTCCCAGCCAAACTTTTTCAGCATCCGGTAGTGCGATTTTAATGCTGCGCTAAAAGAAGGGCTTTCCAGATAAGGTAAATCAAATTCTAAAGCGGTTTGTTTAACAATGGAAGCTATTTTCGGATAATGAATATGGCAGACTTTTGGGAAAAGATGATGCTCAATTTGCCGGTTTAATCCGCCTAAAAAGAAACTGGCCATTTTACTATTCGTGGCAAAATTTGCCGTAGTGCGCATCTGGTGATCCGCCCAGGCTTCCTCTATATTTCCCTGCTCGTTTGGTAATGGATAATCCGTTCCTTCTACTACGTGGGCTAACTGAAAAACCAAGCCCATGGTTAAGCCTTCGGCTAAGTGCAGACAGATAAACCCAATTACAAATTGCCACCAGGTAATATCTAAAACCAGGAGCGGCAGGGCTATGAACCAGAAATAATAGATGGCTTTGTAAAAGAACAAATTAAAATATTCGCGTTTAGGGTGGTTAACGTTACTGTGTTCTCCGATTTTTTTCTGAAAAAACTTCACGTAATCTTTACGAAGTACCCAGGAAAGAGAAGCTAAACTATAAACGCCAAAAGCATAGAAATGCTGGAAACGCTGAATTTTAGTAACTTTTCTCTCTTCCGAAATCCGGATTAAGCCGGGTGCAACTTCAATATCTTCGTCGTGACCCGGAATGTTCGTGTACGTATGGTGGACTACATTATGCGTAATACTCCAGACATAAGGACTTGCTCCAATAAGATTAAATAAAAAACTGAATATTTTATTTATTTTTTGATTTGCAGAAAAGGCGCCGTGAATAGCGTCGTGGCAAACATTAAACCCAATAAAAGCACAAAATACGCCGAGTAATAGCGCTAAGCCAAACATAGTCCAGATAGGAAACATATTGGAAATAATTAGCAGATACAGAGCCAGAAAGCCGGACAGGTAAAATATAGTTTTCACCCACATGGCTTTGTTCGCAAATTTAGAAGTGGTGTTTTCTTTTAAGTAATTTTCTACCCGTTGGCGGGTAGTGGCAAAAAATGTTGATTTGTTCGCGTTGGTGAACTTGATCTTTGTTGACATAAATAATAGTTGGAGAATCAAAATAAAAAAATATAATGCCGGTAAGGCATTACCTTAATGGAAGAAGTAATGTGTTATAAAATGCAGAATAACGGATGTGTGTTTAGGCAAAATTCTCCTGATTAACCTTTAAATGAAGGTCAATTAATAAGAAGAATTAGTTTAAATAAATAAGTTTCTTAGAGGATAGATAAGAGTATTTAGACGATTAAAGAGGCGGAGGTTTTATGCAAATAAGCATTCTGGTTGTGATGGATTGCTCCTTTTGGTAGCCATTGCCACCATATGCCTAAATCTTTTTTGATTATATTCGTATAAAATTCCGGTAACTGCTGCGATTCACCTTCAAAGTATTGCCGGAACATCCGGTCTTCTACTAATCTTTTGCGTACTTCCCGGTAAAACCGCAAACGACCATGTCCTTCCGAAGAAACTGCCCGCATAAAATTCATCCACTTGGCGGCCCGGCTCGGACCATATTTAAAGCGCCGGTAAATGGCTTTATTGGAGAAAGTATAGGCCGTTAAATCAATCACCTTATCGTAAAAATCCAACCATTCGTAATTTTGCGGCTTCACATTCATGGCCAGATGATTATTAAGAAAGTGAAAAGGAAAAGCCAATACCCGGCCCTTGCGCTGGTAATCTAAATTAAGAGGAGCCGCTTCGCCGAAGGCACTCAACAGAGAATAACCCGGGAAAGCAGCCGGCGATAAATCCACAAAACGTTTGGTGAGTTCAAAAGGCTCCTCGCCAGAATCGCTATCTAAACCTAAAACAAAGTTAGTTTGTACGTAAGGCACATACCGGAACATCATATTTACGTGTTCCGAAATCCGGTTTACCTTATCTTCTCCCGCAAGTTTATTTGTCCGCGATTTATTTCCTAGTTCGTACCAAGATTCAATACCCGGTAACAAAGCATCAAAACCATTTCGCTCCATCACCTGCAAATGTTCTTCGCTTAGAATGGAAAGACTACTTTCTGCTATAAAACGGAAGCTTTTTAGGGGAGCCGCGGTGGCAATGGCTTCCATGTTATCTTCAAAGCGTACGCCAAAGTTAGGATCATGCCAACCCACGTAGGGTCTTTTAAATTTAGTTAATAAAAAACGCAAATCTTCTTTAATAACTTCAAAATTCATGGGCTGATACGGCACCGAAGCATCAATGCAGAAAGAACAGGTATAAGGGCAACCTACGCTGCCAATCATAGGCACCATTTGCAGAAAAGGCGCTTTTTTAAGAGTGGGCTCAATAAACTTCCAGCGCTCCTTTACTCCCGGTAAGTGAGCCGGTTGCCGGCCGGCCGAAAGATGTTTGCCTACAGGACGCTGCGGCGCACAATCTTCTAATACTTCAACAATGGTAGATTGGTGCGTAAAACCCAATACATAATCAAAATATTTCACCGCATCATCCGGATAGCACCGGGCATGCGGGCCACCTAATACCGTTACCGCGCCTTGGCTCCGGAAATAATTACTAAGTGCATAAGCCAGTAAAGCTGCTTGGGTAAAAGAGCAGAGAAAAACCAGATCCAAGCCTTTCGGTAATTCCTTGCGCAAATCTTCCAGGCCGGTATAACACATTAAAGTTACTTCATGTCCCTGTTGTTCGCACCAGGTCGCCACCACTTGGGGCATAATACTCGCGAGGTTAGCATGCATCGTTCGGGCCCATAAAGTATTGGTAGGCCCTTTGCTTACCAGATCAATAACTCCAATTTTTAATTTTGTCATTTTTTTATATCTAATGATTCTGGTTTCTTAAGGTAATATAAAGCACGTAAGCCCGCCTACAAGGAGTGCAACTTTCGTTTACCATTCAGGAAACTATAAAAGAATCCTGAACGGAAGAATAAGTAAGTTTTAGGGATTGATTTAATTCTTAGAATTAGAATAGAATAGGGGTATGAGGTAACCAATTACCCAATATTTTAAAAAGAGCTAATTCTCTGCGGAAAAAGCTTTCATTTAATTAAGTTATATTACCTCTTATGCTTAGCCATAAAGGAACAACCTTTTTGTAATCGGCAAGAGCCTTATTTATATTTTTTCCTGACTGAAGAGACAAAAGGAAGAAAGAAAATTTATAATAAGTGAATATTATAGGTAAGGACATAACATATTAGTTGAGTGATTTAACAAAGCGTAATACATAGAAAGAAATATATTACTGCAACTAATATGCAGAAGTAGCAGGCTCAGAAGATCAATGTATAACTTCTTAAACTTAAAATATAGGTCTTTTTATAAGAGGAAAAACAAATAATAGTTTAACCTTTTAATAAGTGCGAAAAATTAGATTTTAATAATTTTAATTTTTTAATGCTGTTAATATTAGGATTATATTTTAGATAACAAAAAAATTCAGATTTTAGTTGTGAAACGGTACGTATTTAATCTTACGTATTATATCCAAAATATATTGTAATTTTTGCTTAATGTTTACGAAAAAGGCAGGAAAATCATTTTTTAACCTGCAAAATCTTGCACAACAATGCTTTTAAAAATAAAAAGCCTACTCTTTATGGTAGAATAGGCTTTTTATCAGGTACAAAATAAATATTTAAACTTGCACCCAGGCTTGTTTTTTATTACTCTCAATAATTTTGTCGCACAATATTAATTCCCGTAAACCATCGGCGAAAATTGGGTAAGTAGGTTCCGCCGGTTGTTTGCCTTCGCGCACGGCCGCGTACACTTCTTTAAATAATTGCTTGGAAGTATCCGGAAAACCTTCGTTGTGGCCACCGGGGAAAGAAATTAAGGCGGCACTTTCTTTGTGTACCAGTGCCGGGTCGCGCATCAGCATTTCGTTAGCTGTGTCGCGTTTGCCAATCCATAAATTATTAGGCGACTCAGAAACCCAGGATACCGTTTGGTTAGAACCGGAAATTTCCAAACTGAGGCGGTTTTTCCGGCCGGCCGAAACCTGGCTTACTGTTACTACTCCTTTGCTGCCATCGTTAAACCGAATCATGACAGTAGCATAATCTTCGGTGTTAATCGGCACTTCCTGGTAATCTTCGGGTTGCAGTATTTTGCCGGAATACGTTTCAATGGGCTTAGTTGGCTTTTTCCGGTTAGGGTGTACGGTCGAAAAATCGGCCATAACCGCCGTAATCTCTAAACCGGTAATATATTCAATTAAATCAATCAGGTGGGACCCAATATCGGCAATGGCCCGCGATTCGCCGGATTTATCGGGCTCTAAACGCCAGTTGTAATCGGTAGCGTAGAACAGCCAGTCTTGCAGGTAAGATCCTATTACCGAATGCACGTTACCCAATTCGCCTTTAACCCGCATCGCCCGCATGTGCCGGATTAACGGATAATACCGAAGATTAAAGTGGATGGCATTTACTAAACCCGTTTTTGCGGCTAACGCCACTAATTCTTCGGCTTCGGCCACGGTATTTGCCAAAGGCTTTTCGCAGACGACGTGTTTGCCAGCCAGCAAGGCAGCTTTGGCCATCGGGTAATGTAAAAAATTGGGGGTACAAATGTGCACTACTGCTATATCCGGATCGGCCAGCATCGCATCGAAGTTACCATACGATTTCTCAATGCCTAAGCTGTCGGCTTTCGTACGAGCATATTCTTCGCTGAAATCATTAATGGCGATTACTTCAATATCCGGCTGACGACGGAGCGCTTCGATGTGGGCGGGACCAATAAAACCTAAACCCGCTACACCTACTTTTATTTTTTTCATAATTATTTAGATTGAGAGATGGTACGAACCGCCAAATATATTCTTTTCATCTGAATGGATACAAAAATTTTACGGTTGATTACAAAATTTTTAATTGCCAAACCCAGGAAGAAAGCACTCATTCCTTTTAATATGATTTTTTACCAAGAAAGCTGATTAAAAGAAAAGGCAGAAGCCGGAACCAGCTTCTGCCTTTTTTAATTCTACCGGCTAAGCCGGTAAAACTTGAATTTTTCTACTACGCTGAGTCGCGCAGGGATCGAATATGATCGTGGGCTTCTTTTACCAGTTGGTATTGTTTTTCCACTATCGCTTTAAGTTCGTGCGGTAAATCGGCTTTCAGGGCTTTTTCGTAAGCGGATACGGCGTAATCTTCCCCACGCTCACATTCCGACAAAATTCGTTTGCGATCCCGGGCCACAATGGCGGAAGATAAATCCAGCCAAGCTCGGTGAACGGTACCTTCTACGGAGCCGCTTTCGTTATCGGTTTTGCCCATGCGGTGCAGTTGGTCTTGCAGTTCCGTAATCATGCTGTCGCGTTGCACCGCATATTGCCGGAATAAACCTTTCAAATCTTCTTCGTGCACATCGTGCGAAGCAGTCCGGTAGCCTTTCTCGCCATCTTTGGCGCGTTCTATCAGGTGGTGCACCACCGAAACAATTTCTTTTTCTTTGTCCATAGTTTATTTTGTTAGTACCAGGTAGAGTTTAATTTATTTTACTCTCTATAAACTGCCTTGACAAACAAAATGTTACCAGAAAAAGAGTATTCCCGCGAAATCGGGTGAAAAGGTGTAAAGCAGGGAAGTTTACAAGTTGGCCATGGCCTTACCGGCTACGTAAGCCGTCGTCCAGGCGGCCTGGAAGTTAAACCCGCCGGTAACACCGTCCACATCTAACACTTCGCCGGCGAAAAACAAACCCGGAATCTTTTTACTCTGCATGGTTTTAGCATCCATTTCGCTCAAGTCCAATCCGCCACAGGTTACAAATTCTTCTTTAAAAGTAGTTTTACCCTGTACTGCAAAGGGAGCCCGTAGTAGGTACTCCAGCAATTTATTTTGATTTTTAGCCGGTAACTCGGCCCATTTAACTTGTTCGTTAATTTGGACTAATTGAATCAAGGCTTTCCAAAGGCGGTGGGGTAAGTTAAAAAGCGGGTGCGCGGCTACGGTTCGGCGAGGAAATTCGTGCCGGTACCGCAAAAGAAAAGTGCGCAGCGTTTCTTCGGTGTGTTCGGGAACCCAATTAATTAAAATTGTAAAATGGTATTGTAACTGTTGTAAAATGCGGGCTCCCCAGGCCGAAAGTTTTAATACGGCCGGTCCGCTAAAACCCCAGTGCGTAATAAGTAACGGACCTTCGTTTTCCAGATTTTGTCCCGCAATTTTCACCCTGGCTTTCGGTACCGATACACCGGCTAACTCTTTTAAAGGCGAGGTGGGCACGTTAAAGGTAAACAAGGAGGGTACCGGTTCCTGAATAGTTAAACCTAAGTAACGTAGCCACTGATAATTTTCAGATTTTGGAGCGCCCCCCGAAGTAATCAGCACTTTATGCGCCAGAAGCGTATTCCCATTCGATAATTGTAACTCAAACTCAGGTTGTAAATTAGTGTTAAGAGGAATTATTTTTTCTGCCCCTAAGCTTGTTTCTACTTTAACTCTTGCTTGGTTTGCCGCCCGCAGTAGGCAGTTCACAATAGTAGCAGAATCATTTGTATCCGGAAACATTCGTCCATCGGCTTCGGTGTGCAAACAAACTCCATGCTTTTGAAACCAGGCCACCGTTTCGGTAGCGCCAAATTCTTTAAAAGCTGCTTTCAAAAATTTACCTCCGCGCGGGTAAAACTGAATGAACTGATTCGGGTTAAAACAATGATGCGTGACATTACACCGGCCACCGCCGGAGATTCGCACTTTAGCAAGCAGCTTATTGGTTTTTTCGAGTAGAATTACTTTCGCGGCTGGGTTATTTTCAGCACAGGCAATGGCGCCAAAAAAGCCAGCGGCTCCACCTCCCACTACCACAATCGTTTCTGTTTTAAGCACTATTCAGGGACAAAATTTTAATTTTTGTTAAAAGAAGAACATGGGATCGGGGTAAATAAATTCGTATGCAAGGGCAACTTTTAATTTTTCGTTACTGATTATTTTAAATTGGGGCGTTTCTGTAGCAGCAAATTGAGGCGGGGTTAAGCCCAAATTTTTGGCGACGGCGGTATAAAATTCATTTCTGGAAGGATGTTTATCCGTCACGGCATTATATACTTCGTGGTGCGGAGTCGGATTTTGAATCAGCTTAGCGCATAACTGTAAGCAATCTTCTAAGTGAATTAAATTAACCGGCGCCTCAGGTTGAGGTACTTCTGTTTTTCCGGCTAAAAAACGCCCCGGATGGCGGTTGCCGCCCACTAAGCCCCCGAAGCGCAAAATAATTGTTTTGTAACCAGAACTGTTCTGCATTAGGTTTTCAGCCTGGTATAACGGACTTTCCTTTAGTATTACTGCCGGATCATTTTCTTTTACCGTTCCATTCACTTCGCGGTATACGGAAGTAGAAGAAATAAACAAAACCTTTTTAACCGATGATTGCCGCAAAGCCGAAGTTAATAATTGGATTTGCGGAAGGTAAAGCGCTTCGCCTCCGGCCCTAAGCCGGGGAGGAAAACTAATAATCAGGCAATCGGCTTTCAGAAAATCCGCTAAATATAAAGCATCCGGGTTAGCGGAAAGATTTATGAGAAATGGCTGAATATTTTTCTGGCGTAATAATTCTAGTTTTTCGGGGGAGGTAGTAGAGCCCTTCACCTGGTAACCACTAGATACCAATCGTTCAGCTAAAGGTAAGCCTAACCAGCCACAGCCTAAAATACTCACCCGGTTCCATGTATTATTCATAAAAAGCTTTTCCGCGCAAAAGTAGAGAAATAATATGCCGGAGAAAAAACTTTTAATGAACTAATACACAATTAAACCACGGCTACCATGGGCTCTTCCTCTTCCTGGTTGCGGGTTTCCCAGCTCCGGAAGCGCGTAAGTTCACTTTGGAAAGTTGTTACGAACCAGGCAATTACGCTTAAATCATCGGAATATCCTATGAGCGGCAAAAAATCGGGAATGATATCAATGGGCATAACCAGGTATAGCAAAGTGGCGAGCCCCAGCACTAAGGCCCGAGTAGGAATTTGCCGGTAAGAACCATTCGCGTAGGCCCGCACTAAACGAAAAAAGGTAAAAAAAACTTCTTTAATCTGCGCAAAACCGCTTTGGGAGCTTTTAACGTCCACTAATTTATCGTAAGCTTCTTTTAATAGTAAACCAATTTTTACCGGTTTGCCCAGTAGGGCAGAGGCCCGCTTTACTAACATATGAAAAATAGCTTTTTTCGAAATTTCTAAACCTTTATCCGTTAATTTACTCATGTTGCTTTTAAGTTATTTTAGTGGTTTATACGGAAAAAATTTACATTCAGGTAGCAACAATTCTCTATTGATTTATACTTTTACCCGTTCATGTATTCTTGCAAATATATCCTTTCTGATAAATAAAATTAGAAAATCATGATAGCAAAAGCTTCTATTGCCGAACTAGCACCTTTTTACCATCGTTACCTCCAGCAAATTCCGGAAGGAGATATCTTGGTACGATTGCAAGAACAGGCCGATGAATTAAAAAAAATGTTGACTCCACTTCTGCCGGAAAAACAAAACTATGCCTACGATGCGGGAAAATGGACGGTTAAAGAATTGTTTGGTCACATGATTGATACCGAACGCATAATGGCTTACCGGACGCTCTGCATTGCCCGCGGCGAAGAACAATCGTTACCTGGGTTCGAGGAAAATGCCTACGTAGCCAATGCTCAATTCAGTAAACGGGAGTGGAGCAGCTTGCTCCAGGAGTATCAATGGCAACGGCAAGCCAATATTATTTTATTCGAGAGTTTCGATGAAACTACCTTGCCCAGAACCGGCACCGCCAACAACAACCCCGCTACCGTAAGGGGATTAATTACCGTTATTGCGGCGCATGAATTTCACCACGTACAAATCTTAAAAGAACGTTATCGTTTAAAGTAAAACCTGGTGCTTCTTCGCCCAATTAGAAATTTGAATTAAAATGGATGCCACATAATTACTCCCATTTACTTCATCAGGTAAGACTTGATCTAAAAACT
This region includes:
- a CDS encoding DEAD/DEAH box helicase; translation: MNNLRFDELPLSPEMQRAIADMGFEEASPIQTEAIPVLMRGQDVIGQAQTGTGKTAAFAIPTIESIDEHDKSVQALILCPTRELAIQVSEEVNKLIKYKRNISTVPIYGGQAYDRQLRALKQGVQIVIGTPGRVMDHIERGTLQLDKVKKIILDEADEMLDMGFREDIEFVLTKIPADRQTIFFSATMSKPIMELTKKYQTNPQIVKVVHQTLTVTNIEQVYYEVRNNMKMDVLSRVLDMYNLKSVLVFCNTKRMVDELVGNLQARGYFADGLHGDMNQTQRSNVMAKFKASTLEILVATDVAARGIDVEDLEAVFNYDLPQDEEAYVHRIGRTGRAGKSGKAFSFVSGRDIYKLKDIMRFTNAKIKLASVPSYEDVAEVKTNLFLSQVKEVIQKGNLTKHIARVERLLAEDFTSLEIAAALMKMSMREEKAKEVSKELDGPREGMSRLFVTIGKKDRVNPKDIVEIISDNTSLPASKVGDISLYDKFSFVEVPKEYTSEIVDKLGRTTLLGKPVSFEKAQKKTAGSGEERSERGNDREKGRSERSSYSDRGSSRGGFTDRSERGGFGSRFSSSDKKKKRSY
- a CDS encoding DMT family transporter yields the protein MAWFLLIVAGLLEIGFTTCLTKAKEASGIYYYAWISGFFVSMTLSMYFLYRATLTLPMGTAYAVWTGIGAVGTAIIGILFFKEPAEFWRIIFITTLIGSIVGLKAVSH
- a CDS encoding fatty acid desaturase family protein translates to MSTKIKFTNANKSTFFATTRQRVENYLKENTTSKFANKAMWVKTIFYLSGFLALYLLIISNMFPIWTMFGLALLLGVFCAFIGFNVCHDAIHGAFSANQKINKIFSFLFNLIGASPYVWSITHNVVHHTYTNIPGHDEDIEVAPGLIRISEERKVTKIQRFQHFYAFGVYSLASLSWVLRKDYVKFFQKKIGEHSNVNHPKREYFNLFFYKAIYYFWFIALPLLVLDITWWQFVIGFICLHLAEGLTMGLVFQLAHVVEGTDYPLPNEQGNIEEAWADHQMRTTANFATNSKMASFFLGGLNRQIEHHLFPKVCHIHYPKIASIVKQTALEFDLPYLESPSFSAALKSHYRMLKKFGWEAYYQINDLKTGKI
- a CDS encoding B12-binding domain-containing radical SAM protein, whose amino-acid sequence is MTKLKIGVIDLVSKGPTNTLWARTMHANLASIMPQVVATWCEQQGHEVTLMCYTGLEDLRKELPKGLDLVFLCSFTQAALLAYALSNYFRSQGAVTVLGGPHARCYPDDAVKYFDYVLGFTHQSTIVEVLEDCAPQRPVGKHLSAGRQPAHLPGVKERWKFIEPTLKKAPFLQMVPMIGSVGCPYTCSFCIDASVPYQPMNFEVIKEDLRFLLTKFKRPYVGWHDPNFGVRFEDNMEAIATAAPLKSFRFIAESSLSILSEEHLQVMERNGFDALLPGIESWYELGNKSRTNKLAGEDKVNRISEHVNMMFRYVPYVQTNFVLGLDSDSGEEPFELTKRFVDLSPAAFPGYSLLSAFGEAAPLNLDYQRKGRVLAFPFHFLNNHLAMNVKPQNYEWLDFYDKVIDLTAYTFSNKAIYRRFKYGPSRAAKWMNFMRAVSSEGHGRLRFYREVRKRLVEDRMFRQYFEGESQQLPEFYTNIIKKDLGIWWQWLPKGAIHHNQNAYLHKTSASLIV
- a CDS encoding Gfo/Idh/MocA family protein translates to MKKIKVGVAGLGFIGPAHIEALRRQPDIEVIAINDFSEEYARTKADSLGIEKSYGNFDAMLADPDIAVVHICTPNFLHYPMAKAALLAGKHVVCEKPLANTVAEAEELVALAAKTGLVNAIHFNLRYYPLIRHMRAMRVKGELGNVHSVIGSYLQDWLFYATDYNWRLEPDKSGESRAIADIGSHLIDLIEYITGLEITAVMADFSTVHPNRKKPTKPIETYSGKILQPEDYQEVPINTEDYATVMIRFNDGSKGVVTVSQVSAGRKNRLSLEISGSNQTVSWVSESPNNLWIGKRDTANEMLMRDPALVHKESAALISFPGGHNEGFPDTSKQLFKEVYAAVREGKQPAEPTYPIFADGLRELILCDKIIESNKKQAWVQV
- a CDS encoding ferritin-like domain-containing protein, whose protein sequence is MDKEKEIVSVVHHLIERAKDGEKGYRTASHDVHEEDLKGLFRQYAVQRDSMITELQDQLHRMGKTDNESGSVEGTVHRAWLDLSSAIVARDRKRILSECERGEDYAVSAYEKALKADLPHELKAIVEKQYQLVKEAHDHIRSLRDSA
- a CDS encoding BaiN/RdsA family NAD(P)/FAD-dependent oxidoreductase, whose amino-acid sequence is MLKTETIVVVGGGAAGFFGAIACAENNPAAKVILLEKTNKLLAKVRISGGGRCNVTHHCFNPNQFIQFYPRGGKFLKAAFKEFGATETVAWFQKHGVCLHTEADGRMFPDTNDSATIVNCLLRAANQARVKVETSLGAEKIIPLNTNLQPEFELQLSNGNTLLAHKVLITSGGAPKSENYQWLRYLGLTIQEPVPSLFTFNVPTSPLKELAGVSVPKARVKIAGQNLENEGPLLITHWGFSGPAVLKLSAWGARILQQLQYHFTILINWVPEHTEETLRTFLLRYRHEFPRRTVAAHPLFNLPHRLWKALIQLVQINEQVKWAELPAKNQNKLLEYLLRAPFAVQGKTTFKEEFVTCGGLDLSEMDAKTMQSKKIPGLFFAGEVLDVDGVTGGFNFQAAWTTAYVAGKAMANL
- a CDS encoding SDR family oxidoreductase, which codes for MNNTWNRVSILGCGWLGLPLAERLVSSGYQVKGSTTSPEKLELLRQKNIQPFLINLSANPDALYLADFLKADCLIISFPPRLRAGGEALYLPQIQLLTSALRQSSVKKVLFISSTSVYREVNGTVKENDPAVILKESPLYQAENLMQNSSGYKTIILRFGGLVGGNRHPGRFLAGKTEVPQPEAPVNLIHLEDCLQLCAKLIQNPTPHHEVYNAVTDKHPSRNEFYTAVAKNLGLTPPQFAATETPQFKIISNEKLKVALAYEFIYPDPMFFF
- a CDS encoding YkvA family protein; its protein translation is MSKLTDKGLEISKKAIFHMLVKRASALLGKPVKIGLLLKEAYDKLVDVKSSQSGFAQIKEVFFTFFRLVRAYANGSYRQIPTRALVLGLATLLYLVMPIDIIPDFLPLIGYSDDLSVIAWFVTTFQSELTRFRSWETRNQEEEEPMVAVV
- a CDS encoding DinB family protein translates to MIAKASIAELAPFYHRYLQQIPEGDILVRLQEQADELKKMLTPLLPEKQNYAYDAGKWTVKELFGHMIDTERIMAYRTLCIARGEEQSLPGFEENAYVANAQFSKREWSSLLQEYQWQRQANIILFESFDETTLPRTGTANNNPATVRGLITVIAAHEFHHVQILKERYRLK